A region from the Hippoglossus hippoglossus isolate fHipHip1 chromosome 16, fHipHip1.pri, whole genome shotgun sequence genome encodes:
- the kif13a gene encoding kinesin-like protein KIF13A isoform X5, whose translation MSDTKVKVAVRVRPMNRREIELNTKCVVDMEDNQTVLHPPPSNAKGENSRKQSKVFAFDHCFWSIDESNVPKYAGQEVVFKCLGEGILENAFQGYNACIFAYGQTGSGKSFSMMGNGEQPGLIPRLCCSLFERVHREGNEAHSFKVEVSFMEIYNEKVRDLLDPKGNRQSLKVREHKVLGPYVDGLSQLAVTNFEDIEVLMSEGNKSRTVAATNMNEESSRSHAVFSIIVTQTLYDLKSGNSGEKVSKMSLVDLAGSERVSKTGAAGERLKEGSNINKSLTTLGCVISALADQSAGKGKAKFVPYRDSVLTWLLKDNLGGNSKTAMIATVSPSADNYEETLSTLRYADRAKRIVNHAVVNEDPNARIIRELREEVEKLKVQLSQAESMKAPELKEKLQESEKLILEMTVTWEEKLRKTEEIATERQKQLESMGISLETSGIKVGEDKCFLVNLNADPALNELLVYYLKEHTRVGADTSQDIQLFGIGIQPEHCTLEVCTDSDVTLMPIGNARTCVNGAMIDSLVHLWHGDRILWGNNHFFRINLPNRKRRDRLKDLERASPRESFIEADVETASEASSEQDYSYEFAQMEVIMKTLGNNDPMQNVVQVLEKQYLEEKRSALEEQRMMYERELESLRQQLSPEKAPQHHRSSSDRLAFPTHTPHSKLRLWTEERDELFRRSLSRLREQVMKANTLVREANFLAEEMNKLTDYQVTLQIPAANLSANRKQGVIVSEPAIQVRRKGKGTQVWTIEKLENKLVDMRDHYSDWREGTEELYYKANSKHCDPFYEAQENHNLIGVANIFLECLFHDVKLQYAVPIISQQGEVAGRLHIELMRVSGAVPERLCGGDDSSENSSESSCYEVMDTNGEIVHMAKRLTCRVRIREATGLPLNLSNFVFCQYTFWEHGEPTVAPPMVSPDRPSPRSPEAQFTVQFDQCKDYVVHVTDEFLEFISDGALAIEVWGHRCAGNGRSLWELDALEAQTQTLRDRWSEVSRRVELLTSIQELNEQGEYSSVELQSGKDGSTGGVFQLRQGHSRRLQVCVKPVQNSGTLPLLVEALLSISIGCVSARSTKLQRPLDSYQREAEEDMDSYQEEDLNCVRERWSEALIKRREYLDEQIKKIINKQEKSEEDIEREARLVEQWVGLTEERNAVLVPAPGSGIPGAPADWTPPAGMEAHIPVLFLDLNADNLTVNEQLTGPHAAGVNSILPKEHGSQFFYLPIIRHSDEELLAVCSWDSSIHDSVHLNRVTSPNERIYLIIKATVQLSHPASMELVLRKRIAVNIYNKQSFTQSLKRRMSLKNTLYSCGVIYEIVSNIPKASEEPEERETLALMAARGDCEETQDGETYIEKYTRGVLEVENILSLERLRQAVTVKEALAAKGRHLRRSISTPNSSCSKTDLTGCEDEDCKDHCDHVDSSSCNPQDGSLCSTPIKNKENQGLVPESPIFFNSSPFKVLSPQPPKFLKSLLPVKEENKVKKALEARPLLGQESMRSCVDSPALLPPPCPWRRPRAGSEGHCKPSTSTSTPTTTPTSRQLSHTLPRTAQDSEDEETDLHVTLNLDQGPQDHGGFQPYIPEDFANFEIYNATLESQEGFLSSCSDLKGSRCGGGSSEREVSRSPTASSCTSGYFSHSASNATLSDMPFTASESSDQLSCTSRDQQDSLGCSAGRGCAQAKGVSAGTDTQQPPLSADTVQDLPAPPQGSALVCITNCTDKKQTFPLPHNCVLGTSQEFTDFKGADDSPAESDLARLTEGWQPEDVEQKKPDNVEPCDTSNQPPSGVASNPENAICKYPKSEDSVSVPVTCPNTTTVCTSVRAPVSVPDKVPAPSQTQIIPSASAPPPASPSPAASCAPVRRSGGEPPIQEPTQGDLPHGSPCPSPNPSSAEPSGDSSGDESTPVAQLPDWMAPGEQVWVGKRRGTVHYVGGVEFAKGIWIGVKLDMAVGKHNGTVQGRVYFRCPPGHGVFVKPSRLTRGPPSMDTEPQTVIR comes from the exons GTCAAGAGGTGGTGTTCAAGTGCCTTGGAGAGGGAATACTCGAAAATGCATTCCAGGGATATAATGCCTGTATATTTGCCTATGGACAAACAG GTTCAGGCAAGTCCTTTTCCATGATGGGGAATGGGGAGCAGCCGGGTTTAATCCCTCgactctgctgctcactgttTGAGAGGGTCCACAGGGAGGGGAATGAGGCtcatagttttaaggtggaGGTTTCGTTCATGGAGATCTACAACGAGAAGGTCCGTGACCTGCTGGATCCCAAAGG GAACAGACAATCACTGAAAGTTCGAGAACACAAAGTCCTGGGTCCGTATGTGGACGGTCTGTCTCAGCTGGCTGTGACCAACTTCGAG GACATCGAGGTGTTGATGTCAGAGGGGAACAAGTCGCGCACAGTTGCAGCCACCAACATGAACGAGGAGAGCAGTCGTTCACATGCTGTCTTCAGCATCATcgtcacacaaacactttatgATCTAAAGTCCGGG AATTCAGGGGAGAAAGTGAGCAAGATGAGTCTGGTTGACCTGGCAGGAAGTGAGCGAGTCTCTAaaactggagctgctggagagagacTTAAAGAGGGCAGCAATATAAACAA ATCTCTCACCACATTAGGCTGTGTGATCTCTGCTCTGGCCGATCAGTCTGCAGGGAAGGGGAAGGCCAAGTTTGTGCCTTACAGAGACTCAGTCCTCACCTGGCTGCTGAAg GACAACCTCGGCGGCAACAGCAAGACAGCCATGATAGCCACAGTGAGTCCTTCAGCTGACAACTACGAGGAGACTCTGTCCACACTGCGCTACGCTGACAGGGCCAAGAGAATCGTCAACCACGCCGTGGTGAACGAAGACCCCAACGCTCGCATCATCAGAGAGctcagggaggaagtggagaagctCAAGGTTCAGCTCTCTCAGGCCGAG TCCATGAAGGCTCCTGAACTGAAGGAGAAACTGCAGGAGTCTGAGAAGCTCATCCTGGAGATGACTGTCACCTGGGAGGAGAAACtaagaaagacagaggagattGCGACT GAGCGTCAGAAGCAGCTGGAGAGCATGGGCATCTCTTTGGAAACATCTGGGATTAAAGTTGGTGAAGACAAGTGTTTCCTTGTCAATCTAAATGCTGATCCCGCCCTTAATGAGCTACTGGTCTACTACCTGAAG GAGCACACACGTGTGGGCGCAGACACGTCTCAGGACATCCAGCTCTTTGGGATTGGCATCCAGCCGGAGCACTGCACCCTGGAAGTCTGCACAGACAGTGATGTCACCCTGATGCCCATCGGGAATGCCAG gACCTGTGTGAACGGAGCAATGATCGATTCCTTGGTGCACCTGTGGCATGGAGACCGGATCTTATGGGGCAACAACCACTTCTTCAG GATCAATCTGCCTAATCGAAAGCGGCGGGACCGTTTGAAGGACCTGGAGCGAGCTTCTCCCAGAGAGAGCTTCATCGAGGCGGACGTGGAGACAGCCAGCGAGGCGTCTTCGGAGCAGGACTACAGCTATGAGTTTGCACAGATGGAGGTCATAATGAAGACTCTTGGGAACAATG ACCCCATGCAGAACGTGGTCCAGGTGCTGGAGAAGCAGTACCTGGAGGAGAAGCGGTCggctctggaggagcagaggatgatgtATGAGCGAGAGCTGGAGTCGCTGAGGCAACAGCTGTCTCCTGAGAAAGCACCACAGCACCACCGCAGCAGCAGTGACCGCCTCGCGTTCCCGACACACACGCCTCACAGCAAGCTGCGGCTGTGGACGGAGGAGCG CGATGAGCTTTTTCGTCGGAGTCTCTCTCGGCTCAGGGAGCAGGTGATGAAAGCCAACACTTTGGTGCGAGAAGCCAACTTTCTGGCAGAGGAGATGAACAAACTGACGGACTATCAGGTCACCCTTCAGATTCCTGCGGCCAACCTCAGCGCCAACCGCAAG CAGGGAGTGATAGTGAGCGAGCCGGCCATCCAGGTGCGGAGGAAAGGGAAGGGGACTCAGGTTTGGACCATTGAGAAGCTGGAGAACAAACTGGTGGACATGAGAGACCACTACAGTGACTGGAGGGAAGGCACAGAGGAGCTG tattaCAAAGCAAACAGTAAGCACTGTGATCCATTCTATGAGGCACAAGAGAACCACAACCTGATAGGAGTGGCCAACATTTTTCTCGAGTGCCTTTTCCATGATGTTAAACTGCAATACGCTGTTCCCATCATCAGCCAACAGGGGGAG GTTGCAGGCCGGTTGCACATTGAGCTGATGCGAGTCAGTGGTGCCGTACCAGAGCGTCTGTGTGGGGGAGATGACTCATCAGAAAACTCCAGTGAGAGTAGCTGCTATGAGGTCATGGACACCAATGGGGAGATCGTCCACATGGCTAAGAGGCTCACCTGCAGG GTGCGGATCAGGGAGGCCACAGGTCTGCCGCTCAACTTGTCcaactttgttttctgtcagtaCACCTTCTGGGAGCATGGTGAGCCCACTGTGGCTCCTCCCATGGTTAGCCCAGACAGACCCTCCCCTCGAAGCCCTGAAGCCCAGTTTACTGTCCAGTTTGATCAATGCAAG GACTATGTTGTTCATGTGACGGACGAGTTTCTAGAATTTATATCTGATGGAGCTTTGGCGATAGAGGTTTGGGGTCACCGCTGTGCTGGGAATGGACGTTCACTCTGGGAATTGGATGCACTAGAGGCCCAGACCCAAACACTCAGAGACAG GTGGAGCGAGGTGTCTCGCAGGGTCGAGCTGTTGACCTCCATCCAGGAGCTGAACGAGCAGGGCGAGTATTCatctgtggagctgcagtctgGAAAAGACGGCAGCACCGGAGGAGTCTTCCAACTACGACAG GGTCACtccaggaggctgcaggtttGCGTGAAACCAGTCCAAAACTCAGGCACTCTGCCTCTGCTGGTGGAGGCTCTGCTGTCCATCTCTATTGGCTGTGTGTCGGCTCGCTCCACCAAGCTGCAGAGACCTCTTGACAGCTACCAG AGAGAGGCGGAAGAGGATATGGATAGTTATCAG GAGGAAGATCTCAACTGTGTGAGAGAGCGCTGGTCAGAAGCTCTGATCAAACGTCGGGAGTACCTGGACGaacaaatcaagaaaataatcaacaaacAAG AAAAGTCAGAGGAGGATATTGAGCGAGAGGCTCGGCTGGTGGAGCAGTGGGTTGGACTGACTGAAGAGAGAAATGCAGTGCTGGTACCTGCACCTGGCAGTGGCATCCCTGGGGCTCCTGCAGACTG GACCCCACCTGCAGGAATGGAAGCTCACATCCCTGTACTCTTCCTGGACTTGAATG CGGATAATCTGACAGTGAACGAGCAGCTGACGGGCCCACATGCTGCAGGCGTTAACTCCATCCTGCCTAAGGAGCACGGAAGCCAGTTCTTCTATCTGCCCATCATCAGACATAGTGATGAGGAG TTGTTGGCAGTGTGCTCCTGGGACTCGTCCATCCACGATTCTGTGCACCTCAACCGGGTAACATCTCCCAACGAACGCATCTACCTGATCATCAAAGCCACGGTGCAGCTCAGCCACCCTGCCTCCATGGAGCTGGTGCTCCGCAAGCGGATCGCCGTCAACATCTACAACAAACAG aGTTTTACTCAGAGTCTCAAGAGAAGAATGTCGCTAAAGAACACACTTTACTCCTGTGGTGTGATTTATGAAATCGTTTCCAACATACCAAAG GCCtcagaggagccagaggagagggAAACCTTGGCCCTCATGGCTGCTCGTGGCGACTGCGAGGAGACTCAGGACGGAGAAACCTACATAGAGAAATACACACGGGGAGTTCTGGAAGTGGAGAACATCCTCAGTCTAGAAAGGTTACGGCAG GCTGTGACAGTGAAGGAAGCTCTCGCTGCTAAAGGGAGACACCTAAGAAGGAGTATCAGCACACCAAAT TCTTCATGTAGTAAAACAGACCTGACAGGTTGTGAGGATGAAGACTGCAAG GATCACTGTGATCATGTGGACAGCTCCAGCTGCAATCCTCAGGATGGCTCCCTTTGCAGCACTCCCATTAAAAACAAGGAGAACCAAG GTTTGGTTCCAGAGAGCCCGATCTTTTTCAACTCCAGCCCCTTCAAAGTCCTCTCCCCTCAGCCGCCCAAGTTCCTCAAGTCCCTGCTGCCGGTCAAAGAGGAGAACAAGGTGAAGAAAGCCCTGGAGGCTCGGCCGCTGCTGGGACAAGAG AGCATGCGCTCATGCGTGGACAGCCCTGCACTGCTCCCCCCTCCCTGCCCTTGGCGCCGGCCCAGGGCAGGCAGCGAGGGCCACTGCAAGccttccacctccacctccacccccaccaccactcccACCAGCAGACAGCTCAGCCACACACTGCCACGCACTGCT CAGGACTCTGAGGACGAGGAGACGGACCTGCATGTGACTCTGAACCTGGATCAGGGCCCTCAGGATCACGGCGGCTTCCAGCCTTATATCCCAGAGGACTTTGCAAACTTTGAGATCTACAACGCCACTCTGGAGAGCCAGGAGgggttcctctcctcctgttctgaCTTGAAGGGAAGCCGGTGTGGAGGCGGgagcagcgagagagaggtgTCCCGAAGCCCCACGGCCAGCAGTTGCACCAGTGGCTACTTTTCACACAGTGCCTCCAACGCCACGCTGTCCGACATGCCTTTCACTGCCAGTGAGAGCTCTGACCAGCTCAGCTGCACCTCCAGAGACCAACAGGACTCCCTCGGCTGTTCCGCTGGACGAGGCTGCGCCCAAGCCAAAGGTGTATCTGCAGGGACCGAcactcagcagcctcctctctcgGCAGACACGGTGCAGGATCTGCCCGCCCCCCCTCAGGGCTCCGCACTTGTCTGTATTACTAATTGCACAGACAAGAAGCAAACATTCCCTCTGCCTCACAACTGTGTCCTCGGCACCAGCCAGGAGTTCACCGACTTCAAAGGGGCTGACGACAGCCCTGCAGAGAGCGATTTAGCACGTCTTACAGAGGGATGGCAGCCGGAGGATGTGGAGCAGAAGAAACCTGATAACGTAGAACCATGTGACACCAGCAATCAACCCCCCTCTGGTGTCGCATCTAATCCTGAAAATGCAATATGCAAATATCCCAAGAGCGAAGACTCTGTTAGTGTACCTGTGACCTGCCCAAACACAACTACAGTTTGCACTTCAGTCAGAGCCCCAGTTAGTGTTCCTGACAAAGTCCCAGCTCCATCTCAAACCCAAATAATTCCCTCTGCATCGGCCCCACCTCCAGCATCACCATCCCCGGCTGCATCTTGTGCCCCAGTGAGGCGATCGGGAGGAGAGCCTCCGATCCAGGAGCCTACACAGGGAGATCTGCCCCACGGGAGCCCCTGTCCCAGTCCTAACCCCAGCAGTGCCGAGCCCTCGGGGGACTCCAGCGGGGATGAGAGCACCCCTGTGGCTCAGCTCCCGGACTGGATGGCGCCTGGGGAGCAGGTGTGggtggggaagaggagaggaacagtCCACTATGTTGGAGGGGTAGAGTTTGCCAAGGGAATTTGGATTGGTGTGAAACTGGACATGGCAGTGG GTAAGCACAACGGGACTGTCCAGGGCAGGGTGTACTTCCGCTGCCCCCCAGGCCACGGTGTGTTTGTCAAACCGTCTCGTCTCACCAGAGGACCCCCCTCCATGGACACAGAACCCCAGACTGTAATCAGATAG